The sequence CGCGGCTGGAACCGGGCCAGCATCTTCATCACGTTCAGCACCCTCGCTGCGGTAGCCATCGCCGTGCAGATGCTGTCCGACAAGGTGGGGCGTCGGCACCGCATGACCATCGCCTCGATCGCTGCCGCCGGCATGCTGGTCTTCGGCATCTGGGACCAGACCTCGGCGGTGTGCGGCCCGTGTCAATCCAGCGCGCGCACTGCGTACGAGCAGGACAAACGTTTCATCCGCAGCATTGAAGCTGCCCTGCCTGTCGGTGCAGCGGTTTACCAGTTGCCCTACATGCCGTTTCCGGAAGTGCCGCCCAAGAATGCCCTGCACGCATACGACCTAGCGGTGGGATTCGTCCACTCGCAGCACCTGAAGTGGAGCTACGCAGGCATGAAGGGCCGTGAGGGCGACCTGTTCTACCGGAATCTGGAGACCCAACCCGCCGCCGCACAGCTCAAGGCGATCGGTCGCTTCGGCTTCGACGCTGTCTACATCGACAAGCGCGGCTACGCCGACCAGGGAGCGCAGGTCATCGCTGAATGGACCCAGGCCATTGGCGCGCCGCCGGCGATGACGCGCGAGGATGGCGCTGTTGTGGTCTTCCGTCTGCCAGGTGGTGCCAAGCCTGCAAGCGCCGATGCTGCAAAGGACACCGTGGTCACCGAGCCCGCGGCAGATACCAGCATTACGCTCCCCGCGCTCCGCAGCTTGCTTACGCAAGGCTGGTCGTCCGACGAGGCATGGGGTGTCTGGTCGGAAGGCACAAGCTCATCGCTGCGCTACCGTGTCAACTCAACGACCGTCGGCAAGACAACGGTGATTCTGCGCGGCAACCCGTTTCTGCCTGGCCCCCAGCAAGCCCTGCGCATCCGTGCCACGGTCAACGGCGTCCAGGCGCTCGACACCCGCGTCACTGCAGCACAAGCGGTGCCGCTGGAACTACGGATTCCGGTCACGACCCGCAAGCCTGGTGAAGTGGTGCATCTGGTTCTTAGCTACGAAACACCGGTCTCTCCCGCGCAGGTCGGCATGTCTGCGGACCAGCGGCTGCTTGCCCTCGGGCTGACCAGTCTTGAAATTTGCAAGTCCGATTGCAGCAGATAAGCAGGCCGGGAAGCGCGATCACCAGCGCGTTAATCGCCCCTTTCACCTGGCACGGTTCCTGGCAACTGCGGGTGCGTCAACGTGTTAGATAACGCTGAACAAAAACACTACCAGGCATTCGCAGCGAGCTTCGGCTGAATTTTCCAGCCGAAGCTCGATTGCTCTCAATGCCCTTGGATTGCCCTCACTGCTCAGCGCTGGCAGCTTCAAGCATCCAGCGCAGCGTGTCCTCCAGCGCAAGACTCTGCCAATCGCCGATCAGCTCCTGCAATCTGGCATTGCTGCCAAGCAACTTCTTGACCTCGTTCTCCCGAACGAATGCGGGGTTCACCTGGACGTCGATGTCGTGGCCGGTGATTTTCGAGCAGATCCTGATGATGTCCCCTAGCGAACTGGCGACACCCGAACACACATTGACGATCTGCCCTTCGGCCGCTGGCGCCTGCAGGAGCTTGCGGTAAGCCAGCACGACCGACCTGACATCGCCGAAATCGCGCCACACTTCGGTGTTGCCCAACTCGATGGAAGAGGCGCGCGATGCGAAATGGGAAACGATCTTGGGAATCAGGAAGTTGGTCGCCTGACCGACCCCGGTATAGTTGAAGGGGCGGGCAATCACCAGGGGCAGGCGCTCGCGCCACAAGCTGGCGACATATTCCATGGCGAGCTTGCTCACCGCGTAGTCGTTCGCGGGCGCGGGCGTGACCGACTCGTCGATCACGCCCTCGGTTGCATTACCGTAGACATTGGCACTGCTCGCGATCAACACCCTCTCCGGGCGGTGTTGGCTTGCAGCCAGCGCCTGCAGCAGGTTACGCGTGCCGAGCAGATTGACGCGGTAAAAATCGTCGGCATCCCCATGACCGACAAAGGCCACTGCTGCCAGATGCACAACGTAGTCGGCTTGGGCCTGCGCAACGGCGCGGGCGACGTCGGCAGCGTCGCGCAGATCCATCGGCCAGAACTCGTCGGTGCTGCCCGTGCCGGCAGCGTCCGAACGCGTGCCGACGCCAATGACCGTGCAGCCCTGTTCCTTGAGCTGCTGGGTCATGTAGCGCCCGGTGAACCCGGACGCTCCGCTGATCAGAACCCGCTTGCCCGTCAGCTCAGAATGAGAAGCCACGCTCGTTCCTCTTCAGATCGGCCTCGACCATCATCTGGCACAGCTGCTCCAGCGTGGTCTCAGGCTTCCAGCCGAGGATGCGGGCCGCCTTTTCGGGATCGCCGATCAGCAGCTCCACTTCTGCAGGGCGGTGGAATTTCGGATTGATGCGCATGACCACCTTGCCGGTGGCAGTATCCACCGCAGTCTCTTCAGCGTCCTGTCCACGGAACTCGACGTCGATGCCCGCGCCCTTGAACGCCATGCTGACGAAATCGCGCACGGTCTCGGTGCGATTGGTTGCGAGCACGAAAGTATCCGGCTCCTCGGCCTGCAGCATCCGCCACATACCTTCCACATACTCGCGCGCAAAGCCCCAGTCACGCTTGGCGTCCAGGTTGCCCAACTCCATGCAGTCCAACAGCCCGAGCTTGATCTTGGCCACCGAGTCGGTGATCTTGCGCGTCACGAATTCGCGTCCACGCAATGGACTTTCGTGGTTGAACAGGATGCCGCTGCAACCAAAGATGTCGTAACTCTCGCGGTAGTTCACGGTCATCCAGTGCGCGTAGAGCTTGGCGACGCCGTAGGGGCTGCGGGGATAGAACGGCGTGCTTTCGATCTGCGGGACCGCCTGCACCTTGCCGAACATCTCCGACGTCGAAGCCTGGTAGAAGCGGATATCCCGGTTCACCTGACGGATCGCCTCCAGCAGGTGGACCGGACCGATACCGGTGATCTGCGCCGTTGTGGTCGGCTGATCGAAAGACACGCCCACAAAGCTCTGGGCCGCCAGATTGTAGACCTCGGTGGCTCCGGTGCTTTCAAGCATACGGATGCTCGACCCTAGATCCGTCAGATCGTATTCGATCAGATTGAGGTTCGAGTGGGCTGCAATTCCAAGCTCTTCGATCCGCCAGAAATTGACCGAACTCGTACGGCGATACGTGCCGAATACGCGGTAGCCCTTGTCCAACAGCAGTTCTGCCAGGTAAGCGCCGTCTTGACCCGAGATTCCAGTAATCAACGCAGTTTTCATTAACACATTCTCTTGTTTACGTATTGGTTCCGGCTTTGAGCCGATGCAGGATCGGGCTGTGCCCGACGCGCGGTGCGGCTCAACGCGCTGACAGCGGCTTCCCACCCGCACCGCATAGGGTCTGCTTGCCCTGATCTGCGCAGCTGGTGAACGGGCCGTAGTCGAGCGGCTCGATCTTGAAATCGCTGAACCAGGCGACGCCTTCCTGTACCAGCCCGAATCGCAGGCTCTTTCCAACCACTGCCTGGGCTGGCACCTCGGCGATCACCTCGGCGGAGGCACCCGCAGCAATTCCATCAGCGGGAAGCGGAGCGCGTACGAAATCCTTCGCCGATACAGTGCCGGAACTGTCTACCAGAGAGATTGCGAGGTTGACCGGCAAGGTGCCCTTCGAACTCAGCGTTTCCTTGCCAGCGTTGGTGACCGACACAACGGTGCGTATCACCTCGCCATTATTGGCAACCACAGGGTCCGAGACGATGGCATAGCGGGCCCCGACCTGCTCCTGCGTCAGGGGGGTCGTCATACCGGGTGCTTCGGAGGCCGGAGCAGCCGGTTGAGGTGCGGCGGTTACCGGCTGGTCTGCCTCAGGCGATTTGGAGCAACCAGCAAGGGTGATGACAGTCGCCAGGATGGCGACAGTGCCCAAGGAGACGGGGGTTTTCACAAAAGATTTCATGCGTTAGGACCTGGGTTGGATGAATGTGCCCTCATGATTGAGTGGCTTCTACACGTACGAGCAGCCGGGCTGGTACAAACCCCCGACTTTTGAACCAGCAAACAGATTCCTGGACGAGATCGATTTCCAATTCATACTCACCAACTGCATCTGGCACGCGAAGCGAGATGACCTGTTCGCGACACGAAGCTGGCTCGATTGGCTCGTCGATCCATTGGCGCGGCTGCTCCACTTGCTGCAGCGGTGCAGCAACGGAGCGCCAGTAATATCCGATGTAAATGCCGAACGGCATCACCGAGTGCCCGGGCGGACTGAGCCACGGGAACCCGCTGGTATTGTTCAGCATCAGCCGTACGGTTACCTCGCTGGAGGGCTCGGCCACACCAAGATCGGTTTCGATCAGTGCCGCCCCTCCCTGACATGCTTCGACCGGCAAGGCCTCAGTATAAGGGTACGGCTCGACCGTGGCGAAGACCATTTGTCCGTGCGCGTCGACCTGGCGCTCGGATAAGGCCTTGAGTGCAGAATCGACCCACCGGTCACCACGCAGCGTACTGCGGACATCGATTCTCTGAACTTCGCCCGACAGCGGAGAATCAAGGTCGATCTTGAGATCGACCAAGGCCTCGGCGACGCGATCCCTGAAATCGGAAAAGACACGGTTGGATTTCAACAGCTTCACATAGCGGTCGGTAGCACCGTATGGGTCAAGCTCCGGGCGACTCGCCTGATCTCCACATTCTTCTGCCCAACGCGAGTACGCTGCCGAATCCAGTGCAAAGTACCGCAACAGACGGCCAAGAACCTCTGGACAGTCGGAAGTGGGGGGCACTTTCCTGACGCAGGACGGCAGTTCTGCGTACCAGCCCTGATCCGATACCACGACAGGCAGGCCCGCCTGCAACGCCTTTGACACCACCGCGGATGCTTCGCCCATGGTTGGCTGGCGAAGCGCGATCATCAGGTCGGCGCGCTCGAACACACTGCGAAATTGCTCGTCGTCGATGCGACCATGATTGACCAGCCGCACGTTCTGCAAACCCGAAAGCCGTTCCAGCTGTAGCTGCACGGCAGGTTCGACCACACCGGCTATCTCAAGACAAAGCGGGTGAGTCAACTCGGGCTCGACCTGCAGCAACGCCTCAACGATCCAGTCGAACCTGCGATTCACCTGCCCACCGCCCATCACCGCAATGGTGCTGAGACGATCACGCACCCGATGCCGCGCGGCGACAGGATAGAGCTGGGGGATGACCGTAACAGGCAGCCACGGAAACTCCTTGGCAACCCTGTCGGCCGCGTATCGGGAATGCACGACCACCTCGAGTGCGAATTTCGTCGCCACTTGATGAAGCGGGTAATGCACGATGTCGTCACGGCCCCAGATCGGAGAGCCATAACGCAGTGCAAGCGTTGCATTCTTCACTTCAGCAGCCGAATGCCATTGTTCCAGCACCCGCGTGTACCCGTCGCCGAGCTGCGCCTCGTCACTCAGGACACCCGCCACCATGTGGTGCAGCACCAGATCATGCAGGTGAACAACGCCGGGAACACATGCCATCAGCGGAAGCATCCACCCATGAAAGGCGGGGTGATTTCCCATCTGGTAGACAACGGCATCCGCTTCAAGCAGCCCGTCGACAACCTTCTGGGTTCCCATGAGTTCCACGTCACCGCGGACCACCGTATCGACCTGCACGCCGCGCGCGCGCAGCAGTTCCACCAGCCCGGCCGAATACTCGGCAATGCCGGAATGCTCGGGGGGTAGTGGCCCGACCATGGCAATGCGGAAACGCGTGTTCAAATCCTTTCCTCCACGAGCTCGCGTATCACGCGATCCCATGTAATCGAGGTACTGAGTCGGTATCCTTCATCGGCAAGCGCGCGTAGTTGCGCACCGGTTCTTGCGTAGCAATCCCCGATACTCTGCGCGATTTCCTCTGCCGTGGGACCGGTGACCAACCCACTTCCGGTGGCTTTTACGATCCTTCCGACTTCACCGCTGTCGTCAACCGTAATGACAGGCTTATGCGCCGCAAATGCCTCCAGGGTTGCGAATCCGTAGTCTTCGTCAACGGGAGAGTAGAAAACGGCCCTGCAACCGGCGATCAACGCGAGCAGTTTCTCATCCTCGACAAAACCCGTCAGTTCCACCCTGTCCTGCAGCCCCAGCTCATGCACCAGCGGTGCCAGGGAGAGCGCGTAATCACTGGCTCCTGTGCCCGCTATGACGATTTTGGCTTTTGGCACATGTGCCGCTGCGCGAATCAGCAGGTCGGGCCGCTTCATCGACTCGAGTCGACCGATGCACAAAATATAATCGCCGTAGTCACCAGATGTGATCAACGGGGCCAGTTTGGATGGAGGGTATAGAACCTGCGAAGAAAGACCATTGAACTGCTGAAGCCTCTCGGTCACGGTCTGCGAGATGGTGTAGCGCGATTCGATGTCCGACAACAGCTGCGTGTCTGAAACGCGCAAGGCGTCGCGCAACGCCACATCGCGGGAGTTCAGATGGGGGAAATCAAAACGGGTGCGCTCCAGATCGTAAAGTACCCTGTGCTGATGCACCAGCCAGAGCGTCTTGTTCGCATGCTGGGCAGCGTATGTTGGAAACTTGGTACAAATGCACAGGTCGATCTTCTGCCCGTTACTTTCATTCAGATCCAATAACCGCCACGCCAATGCGGAGGAAAGGATTTCCGTTTCGGGATACCAACGATACGGCAGCTGCACCAGTTCGGCAACGACCTGGCGTTGCTTACCCCACAGATTGATCTGACGGACCAGCTCCTCATTCAGAAACTCTGCCCCTCCCCTGATAAACGGCACCTGCGCACCGAGCACGATGACTCTTTTCACGACCCAGACCCCCTACATGATGTCCTTACCACAACGTTGACTTCCTCTGGATTATTTACGTGACTTGCGGATACGACTACCCAGCTGATCGACTGCGGCAACACGTTTGTCCATTGCAGCTTCTGCCGGAGTCGGCACCGAACCATCAAGGGTGGCTACGACCTCCAGCTGTGGGACTGGCGCGTTACGGACAATCGCAACATTGCCGTCGCCACGTTTGAGTACCCGCGTGGTGAACAAACGAAGCGGCGCCGTAATCCGCCAGGACCGGCTTGCATGAAGGCTGTCGATCTGTCCTTCCAGGACCTCCACCGCCAACTCAAGCTCGCGAATGTGCTCTCGTGCTGCAGTAGCGATCTGCATGCTTCTGGAAAGATCGGCCTGCAGCTCCTTCACTCGATTTCTATCCTGCTCGCGCGAGTTCTCGAGGTGGGACATTTGTTGCTGCTGTGCGGCAACCCGAGCCTGCAAGGCGGCATTGGTCGCCTCTTGCTGCTCAACGACGCGTTGGATGCCCAGCGCATCAGTCCTCGCAACATCGCGCTCCTCAGTCAGCCGCGCCACATCGACGGCCAGCAACTCGGCCAACTCGCGTGCGCGCTGGCGCTCCTCAAGCTCCTGCTCAAGCTCTTCGATCCTGGCTGCAAGTACAGCCTTGTCAGATTCCAGCTCGGCAGCACGTGCGGTCAGCGACTCGGTCAGCTCCCGCGCACGCTGACGCTCTTCTACCCCTTGCTCAAGTTCGGCGATGCGTGCCGCCACTGCCGCCCTGTCTGATTCCAGCCCGGAAACGCGCGCGGCCGACGCCTCGCTCTCACGGTTAGATGCGATCGCTTGAGCTTCGAGTCCTTTGGCCCAGGCTGCCAGTTTCTCGCTGTCCTCCTCGAGTTGCTGGCACCTGCTTTCGGAAGCGGCAATTTGCTGTTCAAGCAACTGGATGCGCCCCTGTTCCTTCGATGCGCTCTCACGGAAATGCTCGATCGCCGCGCCACGTGCGGCAAGCTCCACCCGATGATGCTCCGTCTCGATATGCACCGCGCTCAGCCGCGCGTTGTAAACGAGTAGCGCGTCATGCAGACGTCGATAAATCGATGCCCACTCGGGAAGCGGGGCCGGTGCGGCATCGGCTTGTTGGAGACACTGTTGCAGCAGGGCGAACGTCAACTGGGAACGATTCTGCCCAAACAGCGCTACGAACGCATTGCAGTACCGGGCGGGTAGTGTCGTGAAATCCAGCGCAGGCTCACGGCTCGGGCTGGAGCAAACAACCCGACGTTCAAGAATCTCCTTGACCGTGATCAGGAACGAAAACAACAGGTCCTCAAGCCAGGAGCAATCGGCGGCGTTGTTCGAAATCGCACCGTAATCGATCAGTACAGCACGCTTTTCCGACGTGATGAGGATGTTCCAGCAGCGCACATCGTTGTGATACAAACCGGCACGTTCAAGCAACACAAGTTGCTCGAGAATCTGCGCGATTATCTCATCGGCGTCATAAGCCGAACCATCGTCGATCGCCTGGGAAAGAAGCCGCCCATCCATCATCGACCTGGCAAGAAACAAATCCCTGGAATCGTTCAGCGACGCGATCAGGCGCGGCGCCGGATAGCCGAGTGGCGGATTGCTTAGAAACTCCACTTCATTGACGAATTCGCGCAAGTTGATCTCTGCGCGATCTTCAACGGCCAGCGTCATTCTTTTTACGAAAACCTGTGGCCCGAAATAATAGCGACGCGATTGCAAGTGCGTGCCCCGCCCATGCGCATGCGATTCGGCTGTCCAGGACGTGAAATCGCCGATGATTCCGTCCACATACCAGAACTGGCTGCTCGCGAAATAGAGCGGCCTTGACACTGCCGAAAGGTGCGTCTCCTGCCGCGAAAGCAGGCGCAGGAACGCATAACTGGATAGGATTTCGGCAGGATCCTGCGGTAACGATGGTGCCCAGTAAAGCGGCTCCTCATGCAAGGCGAGTTCAAACACGCCCGCAGCGGTCTTTTCCGAAAGCTTGCGACACAGTTCCGATACGCTTAGGATGCCTCGGGCGTGTACGAGATGATGGAAGACGCTGAGCCCGAGGACCAGATCGTACTGACCCGGTTCAAGCCGATCTATCACGTCTTCGACAGTACCGTGCTCAAAGCTCGCTGCAAACAAAGGATTTTCGGCAGCCAGCGCTTTGCACACATTTACATTGAGATCGAGAAAGTCCACTCCGTGCACCGTGTGGCCATCGGCCGCCAGGTTCAATGAGAAGAAGCCCTGCGCACATCCAAGATCCAGGACGCGCAGCGGACGCTCGAGCGCAGCCTGAAGGCGCTGCGCACACTGGCGGATCAACAGCAGCCTATCCTCGCAACCACGCGAGCTGCCATCGGAAAGTTCGGGATGCGCGAAAATCGGCTGATACTTCTCAGGCAGGGCTGCCACAAGGGCGCCCATACTCAGTGACTCGGTCATGACTGTTCGCTCTTTGAATTGATGTGAAATTCCGCCGTCGTCATGACAAGGCCTCAACGATCTCGAAGTCGGCCTTCAGGTCCATCATTCCCCAAAACTGCATCCCTCTGGCCACGTTCAGCAAGATGGCATCGTAGCGCCGATCCAGTGGCGTCAGTTCCACCAGCGGATCTCCACTGGAGATGCCGAGCGAGATCAGGTAATTCGCTTCGTTCAGGTCAAGAGGCATGGTGAACTTGCAGACAATCACGTCTCCTGCCTTAGCCGCAATCCCGGTGCGACCCTCGCTGGAAAGAAAGGAGTTGGTTCCGTAAAGAAACAGCCCTTCAATCGTTTTCACCAGGATACCGGGGACCACGTTGTCGAAATCCTGATCGAATGCGATCTTGACGTAGAACGTCGTCCTCGAGCCGCTTTCCACGCGCGCGGGAAATTCCTGACCGTCGCTGGAAACCACGTAGTCCAGAATTCGGGCACCGCCCTGCCCCAGCGATGCTCGGACGCATTGTAATATGGCCTGGTATGGAACACGTCTTCGCTGCCGGTGCGGAACTCCTCCGGGGTGTCCTTGGCCTCCGCTTGAAGCGAGACGGGCTTTTTGCCAAATAGCTCATCGAGGTACAGGTTGGAGACCTCGCGGGACGGACCATCGGCATGCACGCTACCGTCCTTGATCAAAATGGCACGATCGCAGTGTTTGACGACATCTCCGACCGCATGACTGACGAGGATCAGCGTCATTCCCTCGTCCTTGTAAGACTGGATGCGCTTGAAGCACTTCGCCTGAAAATACGCATCGCCCACCGACAATGCTTCGTCGACGATGAGTACATCGGGCCGAAATGCGGTGGCCACCCCAAACGCGACGCGCACCTGCATACCGCTTGAGTAGGTGCGTACCGGCTCATCGAAGTACTCTCCGATCTCGGCAAACTCCTGTATCTCGGGCAACACCTTGTCGATTTGTTCCAATGTGTAACCCATGAGCCCGGCAGAATGTCTGGCATTCTCCCGGCCACTCAGGTCCGGATTGAAACCCATGCCGAGCTCGAGAATCGCGGCGATACGGCCATGCCGGATGATGCGTCCTTCGGTAGGTTGCGAGGTACCGGTGATCAGCTTGAGCAATGTGCTCTTTCCGGCGCCATTGCGCCCCATGATCCCGATCGACTCACCCGGAGCGACCGAAAACCCGACATTCCGCAGAACCCAGTGCTCTTCTCGCGGCTTGACCTTCAACCCGAACCAGCTGGCGGCGCGTAGCCACTCGCTACCCCAGACACGATAGGACTTCCCCAGCCCCTCAACCATCAACACCGGGCTCATAGGGCATCCACCATTTCGGCACTCGCGCGGCGAAAAACGACCAACGACAGGACACACAGGACGAGGGTCGCCAGCATGAGCGGGACAAGCTCGATCCACGCCGGGGAACGCCCGTAAAGAAGTACTCCCTGATAAGCGCTGACAAGCGGGAACAGCGGATTGAGCTTGAAGAGTTCCTGGGTCTGCGCGGGAAGGATATCGATGGTGTAAACGATAGGCGTCACCCAGAACATTG comes from Xanthomonas vesicatoria ATCC 35937 and encodes:
- the gmd gene encoding GDP-mannose 4,6-dehydratase, with the protein product MKTALITGISGQDGAYLAELLLDKGYRVFGTYRRTSSVNFWRIEELGIAAHSNLNLIEYDLTDLGSSIRMLESTGATEVYNLAAQSFVGVSFDQPTTTAQITGIGPVHLLEAIRQVNRDIRFYQASTSEMFGKVQAVPQIESTPFYPRSPYGVAKLYAHWMTVNYRESYDIFGCSGILFNHESPLRGREFVTRKITDSVAKIKLGLLDCMELGNLDAKRDWGFAREYVEGMWRMLQAEEPDTFVLATNRTETVRDFVSMAFKGAGIDVEFRGQDAEETAVDTATGKVVMRINPKFHRPAEVELLIGDPEKAARILGWKPETTLEQLCQMMVEADLKRNERGFSF
- a CDS encoding NAD-dependent epimerase/dehydratase family protein, which gives rise to MASHSELTGKRVLISGASGFTGRYMTQQLKEQGCTVIGVGTRSDAAGTGSTDEFWPMDLRDAADVARAVAQAQADYVVHLAAVAFVGHGDADDFYRVNLLGTRNLLQALAASQHRPERVLIASSANVYGNATEGVIDESVTPAPANDYAVSKLAMEYVASLWRERLPLVIARPFNYTGVGQATNFLIPKIVSHFASRASSIELGNTEVWRDFGDVRSVVLAYRKLLQAPAAEGQIVNVCSGVASSLGDIIRICSKITGHDIDVQVNPAFVRENEVKKLLGSNARLQELIGDWQSLALEDTLRWMLEAASAEQ
- a CDS encoding methyltransferase domain-containing protein, coding for MTESLSMGALVAALPEKYQPIFAHPELSDGSSRGCEDRLLLIRQCAQRLQAALERPLRVLDLGCAQGFFSLNLAADGHTVHGVDFLDLNVNVCKALAAENPLFAASFEHGTVEDVIDRLEPGQYDLVLGLSVFHHLVHARGILSVSELCRKLSEKTAAGVFELALHEEPLYWAPSLPQDPAEILSSYAFLRLLSRQETHLSAVSRPLYFASSQFWYVDGIIGDFTSWTAESHAHGRGTHLQSRRYYFGPQVFVKRMTLAVEDRAEINLREFVNEVEFLSNPPLGYPAPRLIASLNDSRDLFLARSMMDGRLLSQAIDDGSAYDADEIIAQILEQLVLLERAGLYHNDVRCWNILITSEKRAVLIDYGAISNNAADCSWLEDLLFSFLITVKEILERRVVCSSPSREPALDFTTLPARYCNAFVALFGQNRSQLTFALLQQCLQQADAAPAPLPEWASIYRRLHDALLVYNARLSAVHIETEHHRVELAARGAAIEHFRESASKEQGRIQLLEQQIAASESRCQQLEEDSEKLAAWAKGLEAQAIASNRESEASAARVSGLESDRAAVAARIAELEQGVEERQRARELTESLTARAAELESDKAVLAARIEELEQELEERQRARELAELLAVDVARLTEERDVARTDALGIQRVVEQQEATNAALQARVAAQQQQMSHLENSREQDRNRVKELQADLSRSMQIATAAREHIRELELAVEVLEGQIDSLHASRSWRITAPLRLFTTRVLKRGDGNVAIVRNAPVPQLEVVATLDGSVPTPAEAAMDKRVAAVDQLGSRIRKSRK
- a CDS encoding glycosyltransferase — translated: MVGPLPPEHSGIAEYSAGLVELLRARGVQVDTVVRGDVELMGTQKVVDGLLEADAVVYQMGNHPAFHGWMLPLMACVPGVVHLHDLVLHHMVAGVLSDEAQLGDGYTRVLEQWHSAAEVKNATLALRYGSPIWGRDDIVHYPLHQVATKFALEVVVHSRYAADRVAKEFPWLPVTVIPQLYPVAARHRVRDRLSTIAVMGGGQVNRRFDWIVEALLQVEPELTHPLCLEIAGVVEPAVQLQLERLSGLQNVRLVNHGRIDDEQFRSVFERADLMIALRQPTMGEASAVVSKALQAGLPVVVSDQGWYAELPSCVRKVPPTSDCPEVLGRLLRYFALDSAAYSRWAEECGDQASRPELDPYGATDRYVKLLKSNRVFSDFRDRVAEALVDLKIDLDSPLSGEVQRIDVRSTLRGDRWVDSALKALSERQVDAHGQMVFATVEPYPYTEALPVEACQGGAALIETDLGVAEPSSEVTVRLMLNNTSGFPWLSPPGHSVMPFGIYIGYYWRSVAAPLQQVEQPRQWIDEPIEPASCREQVISLRVPDAVGEYELEIDLVQESVCWFKSRGFVPARLLVRVEATQS
- a CDS encoding glycosyltransferase family 4 protein, giving the protein MKRVIVLGAQVPFIRGGAEFLNEELVRQINLWGKQRQVVAELVQLPYRWYPETEILSSALAWRLLDLNESNGQKIDLCICTKFPTYAAQHANKTLWLVHQHRVLYDLERTRFDFPHLNSRDVALRDALRVSDTQLLSDIESRYTISQTVTERLQQFNGLSSQVLYPPSKLAPLITSGDYGDYILCIGRLESMKRPDLLIRAAAHVPKAKIVIAGTGASDYALSLAPLVHELGLQDRVELTGFVEDEKLLALIAGCRAVFYSPVDEDYGFATLEAFAAHKPVITVDDSGEVGRIVKATGSGLVTGPTAEEIAQSIGDCYARTGAQLRALADEGYRLSTSITWDRVIRELVEERI